A genomic region of Colletotrichum destructivum chromosome 5, complete sequence contains the following coding sequences:
- a CDS encoding Putative glucose-methanol-choline oxidoreductase, FAD/NAD(P)-binding domain superfamily produces MVWRPLTLGVVLSSITNIMAETYDYIIVGGGTAGLTVAARLTEDPQVTVLVLEAGADHSEDLNVLAPGLFPAMYGNPDYDWDYKTVPQAAANNKVVAHIRGKQLGGSSAMNFMFWTHPSRRDVDNWGALGNAGWSWDALAPYLRKSEAFLAPSAQQTSDLRLGYVDPSAHGTSGPIANGFPKLYSPFLQAWPRTMEKLGLGVKGDPRDGEALGGYVNLLNIADATRSYAANAYLGPARQRTNLKVVTSAHVTRILLKKSKNGVRATGVSWTQETEKHEATVFKEVVLAAGSVASPQLLEVSGVGGRKLLKQYGVDVLVDNPNVGENLQDHVYVPLGFAVKPGLPTNEDYANATYFQEQLSLYLQNKTGRLSSAGASSALLSLKQIASTLDFASPSLKSNVPGLADQYRLILQDLKSEAVAQELTIEGGISPQFSSDTTKLFSAGSPGNFLSILGVLEHPLSRGSVHIQSADAAVHPQIDPRYLSNPLDVQLLKAIALHLQTVARTPPLRDLLQGGGSVYQPGYRALTADNVEDWVRAAVQSEYHPCGTCAMLPKSAGGVVDERLRVYGVEGLRVVDASVFPLIPRANIQSLVYAVAERAADFIKQDAQ; encoded by the exons tatcgtcggcggcggcactgCCGGCCTGACCGTCGCAGCCCGCCTTACCGAAGACCCTCAAGTGACcgtgctcgtcctcgaggccggtgcCGATCACTCTGAGGACTTGAACGTGCTGGCCCCGGGTCTGTTTCCCGCCATGTACGGCAACCCAGACTACGACTGGGACTACAAGACTGTTCCTCAA GCCGCCGCTAACAACAAAGTCGTCGCCCACATCCGCGGCAAGCAACTCGGCGGCTCCAGCGCCATGAACTTTATGTTCTGGACGCACCCCTCCCGGCGAGACGTCGACAACTGGGGCGCCCTGGGCAACGCCGGCTGGTCCTGGGACGCGCTGGCCCCTTACTTGCGCAAGTCGGAGGCGTTCCTCGCCCCGTCGGCGCAGCAGACGAGCGACCTCCGCCTAGGCTACGTCGATCCGAGCGCCCACGGGACCAGCGGGCCCATCGCCAACGGGTTTCCGAAGTTGTACAGCCCTTTCCTCCAGGCGTGGCCGCGGACCATGGAgaagctcggcctcggcgtcaagggAGACCCCcgggacggcgaggcgctcgGGGGCTACGTCAACTTGCTCAACATCGCGGACGCGACGCGGAGCTACGCCGCGAACGCGTACCTCGGCCCCGCTCGTCAGCGGACGAACCTGAAGGTCGTGACGAGCGCCCATGTGACCCGGATTCTCCtcaagaagagcaagaacGGCGTTCGAGCCACGGGCGTCAGCTGGACGCAGGAGACCGAGAAACACGAGGCCACCGTCTTCAAGGAGGTGGTTCTCGCCGCGGGCTCCGTGGCCTCGCCGCAGCTGCTCGAGGTgtccggcgtcggcggcagaAAGCTCTTGAAACAATACGGTGTCGACGTCTTGGTGGACAACCCGAATGTGGGCGAGAACTTGCAGGACCACGTCTATGTTCCCCTCGG ATTCGCCGTGAAGCCCGGCCTGCCAACCAACGAGGACTACGCCAACGCAACCTACTTCCAGGAACAGCTCAGCCTGTACCTCCAGAACAAGACTGGCCGCTTGTCCTCCGCAGGCGCCAGCTCGGCCCTCCTGTCCCTCAAGCAGATCGCATCCACCTTGGACttcgcctcgccctcgctcAAGAGCAACGTCCCCGGCCTGGCTGATCAATATCGCCTGATCCTCCAGGACCTCAAGTCCGAGGCCGTCGCGCAGGAGCTCACCATCGAAGGCGGCATCTCCCCGCAGTTCTCGTCCGACACGACGAAGCTCTTCTCCGCCGGCTCGCCCGGGAACTTCCTGTCCATCCTGGGGGTCCTCGAACACCCCCTCTCCCGGGGCTCCGTCCACATCCAGTCGGCGGACGCAGCCGTCCACCCGCAGATCGACCCGCGCTACCTCTCCAACCCGCTCGACGTCCAGctcctcaaggccatcgcgCTCCACCTGCAGACCGTCGcgcggacgccgccgctccgcgacctcctccagggcggcggcagcgtaTACCAGCCCGGGTACCGCGCGCTCACGGCCGACAACGTGGAGGACTGGGTGCGGGCCGCCGTGCAGAGCGAGTACCACCCCTGCGGGACGTGCGCCATGCTGCCAAAgtccgccggcggcgtcgtcgacgagaggCTCCGGGTCTACGGGGTCGAGGGCCTGcgggtcgtcgacgccagcgTGTTTCCCTTGATCCCGAGGGCCAACATCCAGTCGCTCGTCTACGCGGTGGCGGAGAGGGCGGCGGACTTTATCAAGCAAGACGCACAATGA
- a CDS encoding Putative major facilitator superfamily, MFS transporter superfamily — protein MGSEHEYAAASPKGAAVDESVSDDRNSATLEGKKKAPWWAYIWDYEPGRSPEERKFIQKLDVFLITMLSLGYFIKNLDQTNISNAFVSGMKEDLQMNGNEINLIDTAWTVGYVVGQIPSQIVLTKVRPSIWVPSCELLWTLLTFCLAAAKTSNHVIAIRFFVGLAESIFYPAAHTILGSWYKPSELGKRACIFHASSAAASMFSGYLQAGVYVGLNGVHGLPGWKWLFIMDGVISLPICIAGFFFLPDLPENTRAFYLNEDDRKLARKRMASVGRAPRKKLGRSAFKRIFGRWHVYLLSILYIIFINIGPSSSVNPFSLWLKSKGESVQKINIIPTAASAIQLVLTVGFAILSDAIRHRASVMSISTFLGGFAALILAIWNVPDGLKWFAFLLQRASVPYGPLSMSWTNEICGADAEERAIVIGIMNSLGYAFNAWLPILTYPQVDAPEFKKGFIFSTVAFGAQAIITASVAYLYKRDKKREGITKRDEEGVTAPVSVPNAE, from the exons ATGGGGTCGGAGCACGAATacgcggcggcgtcgcccaAGGGCGCGGCGGTGGACGAGTCCGTCTCAGACGACCGCAACTCGGCGACGCTCGaaggcaagaagaaggcgccgTGGTGGGCGTACATCTGGGACTACGAGCCCGGGCGGTCGCCCGAGGAGCGCAAGTTCATTCAAAAgctcgacgtcttcctcatcaCGATGCTCAGCCTGGGCTACTTCATCAAGAACCTCGACCAGACCAACATCAGCAACGCCTTCGTCAGCGGCATGAAGGAGGACCTCCAGATGAACGGCAACGAGATCAACCTCATCGACACCGCCTGGACCGTCGGCtacgtcgtcggccagaTCCCCTCGCAGATCGTCCTCACCAAGGTCCGCCCGTCCATCTGGGTGCCCTCGTGCGAGCTGCTCTGGACGCTCCTGACCTTCTgcctcgccgcggccaagACGTCGAACCACGTCATCGCCATccgcttcttcgtcggcctggccgagTCCATCTTCTACCCGGCCGCCCACACGATCCTCGGCTCGTGGTACAAGCCCTCCGAGCTGGGGAAGCGAGCCTGCATCTTCcacgcctcctccgccgccgccagcatGTTCAGCGGTTATCTCCAGGCCGGCGTGTACGTTGGGTTGAACGGCGTGCATGGGCTTCCGGGTTGGAAGTGGCTATTT ATCATGGACGGCGTCATCAGCCTGCCTATTTGCATtgccggcttcttcttcctgccgGACCTGCCTGAGAACACGAGGGCGTTCTACCTGAATGAAGAT GACCGAAAATTGGCCCGCAAGCGCATGGCGAGCGTCGGCCGCGCTCCCCGGAAGAAGCTGGGGCGCTCTGCCTTCAAGCGCATCTTCGGCCGGTGGCACGTCTACTTGTTGAGCATTCTCtacatcatcttcatcaacaTCGGCCCGTCCAGCAGTGTGAACCCCTTTTCGCTCTGGCTCAAGTCAAAGGGCGAGTCTGTGCAGAAAATT AACATCATTCCTACGGCGGCCTCCGCCATCCAGCTGGTCCTCACCGTAGGCTTCGCCATTCTCTCCGATGCGATCCGTCACAGAGCGAGCGTCATGTCCATTTCTACCTTCCTCGGCGGTTTTGCTGCCCTGATCCTCGCCATCTGGAACGTCCCCGACGGTCTGAAGTGGTTCGCGTTCCTGCTGCAGCGCGCCTCCGTGCCGTACGGACCGCTCAGCATGAGCTGGACAAACGAGATctgcggcgccgacgccgaggagcgcgccatcgtcatcggcatcatgaACTCGTTGGGGTACGCCTTTAACGCCTGGCTGCCGATCCTGACGTACCCGCAAGTCGACGCTCCCGAGTTCAAGAAGGGTTTCATCTTCTCCACCGTCGCCTTTGGCGCTCAGGCGATCATCACGGCGTCTGTGGCATACCTTTACAAGCGCGacaagaagagggagggtATCACGAAGAGGGATGAAGAAGGGGTTACGGCGCCGGTGTCGGTTCCTAACGCGGAATAA
- a CDS encoding Putative protein kinase: MSLRLAAEFAGSYSLRMHIDCNHDESTLVYPYYKTTLLSLIQNDPEFPTLERKKILRHTGEAIQELHSKGWIHIDVKPDNILVNWISDSNGNKTVADVALGDFDIAYKLEDGQSRQTPYAIGNAMWRSPEGHTGTGVTKASDIFSYGLVFSEGLLKQIENENWRSALKAAGAVAEEAVKEEPMLRFTHWGAELGPEAQNMISGMTNPDPTARTTISQVLAHRWWQDNTI; the protein is encoded by the exons ATGTCTCTACGCCTTGCGGCCGAGTTTGCAGGCTCCTATAGTCTTCGAATGCACATCGATTGCAACCACGATGAAAGCACTTTAGTCTACCCCTATTACAAAACCACCCTGCTTTCCTTGATTCAGAATGATCCGGAATTTCCTACGCTGGAGCGCAAGAAGATTCTACGACACACAGGAGAAGCAATACAAGAGCTTCACAGCAAAGGCTGGATTCACATTG ATGTAAAGCCTGACAACATATTGGTCAACTGGATTAGCGACAGCAATGGCAACAAAACAGTTGCCGACGTGGCCTTGGGCGATTTTGACATCGCCTACAAATTGGAAGATGGACAGTCGCGTCAAACACCTTACGCAATAGGCAACGCGATGTGGCGAAGCCCAGAGGGGCACACTGGAACTGGTGTGACCAAGGCGTCGGACATATTCTCCTATGGGCTGGTA TTCTCCGAAGGACTTCTCAAACAGATCGAAAATGAGAATTGGCGGAGCGCTCTGAAGGCTGCGGGGGCagtggcggaggaggcagTGAAGGAAGAGCCCATGCTGAGATTCACACATTGGGGAGCAGAGCTTGGCCCCGAGGCACAGAACATGATATCTGGAATGACAAACCCGGACCCAACAGCCAGAACAACGATAAGCCAGGTTCTGGCTCATAGATGGTGGCAGGATAACACTATCTAG
- a CDS encoding Putative Zinc finger C2H2-type has product MCASSNTQMSTWACPGCSTPCDDAKALVEHLALSHFAEVKATNTSFPKKRKRQPSEIDGEVACRRPRGEIDYVCPYPHCGQKTQYSTKSNLLRHFSTHYTDFDGAEIQCPRCLKLKHNLGALSAHWEKSCRRRFSNSRFTTRGRNRTESTFLRKKKPL; this is encoded by the exons ATGTGTGCCTCCAGTAACACTCAAATGTCGACCTGGGCCTGCCCTGGTTGCTCTACGCCGTGCGACGATGCAAAAGCGCTTGTTGAGCATCTTGCGTTATCCCACTTTGCTGAAGTAAAAGCAACAAACACAAGCTTTCCAAAAAAGAGAAAACGACAGCCATCGGAAATCGACGGCGAAGTGGCTTGTCGAAGGCCAAGAGGCGAGATTGATTATGTTTGCCCATATCCACATTGTGGACAGAAAACACAGTACTCAACGAAATCCAACCTTCTGCGCCATTTCTCTACCC ATTACACAGACTTTGATGGTGCCGAAATTCAATGTCCCCGTTGTCTTAAGCTAAAGCATAACTTGGGAGCGCTTTCCGCACATTGGGAAAAGTCATGCAGAAGGAGATTTAGCAACAGTCGGTTTACCACCCGCGGGAGGAACAGGACCGAGTCGACATTTTTGAGGAAGAAAAAGCCGCTGTAA